A segment of the Odoribacter splanchnicus DSM 20712 genome:
GAGAAATACCTCAAGGGCAAGATCGCTCCCCGCAAAAAAGCAATTGAGGAAAGAATGTTGAACTCTAATCTGATTATCCCGGAAACTCCGAAGAAAGAACAGCATTTGAAGACAGCAGAAGAAAAGCAAAACGAAGAAGATTAATCTTGGAATTATGAACAGGCAATCAGAACTTTTGAAAAATATAGACTGGCTCTCCATTTTCTTATATACCCTCCTGGTTTTTATGGGATGGCTGAATATCTATGCGGCTGTATACGATGAAAGCCACAGCAATATTTTGGATATCGACCTGAAATACGGAAAACAATTGTTGTGGATCGGGGCTGCCTTCGTATTGGGTATTTTTATCTTACTTACCGACAGTAAATTTTTTACCGCTTTTTCTTTTGTGATCTATGGACTGACGGTCGGACTTTTGGCCGCCGTACTGGTCTTCGGGGTAGAATCCCATGGAGCCCGTTCGTGGTTTGAAATCGGAGGTATCCGGATACAACCGGCCGAATTCGGAAAATTCGCTACTTGTCTGGCTATTGCGAATGTAATGAGCAGGCATGGTTTTAAAATCATGCGCTTTTCAAGCCTGGCATTGATCGGTTTGTTATTGGCTATTCCGGCCGGTTTGATTGTCTTGCAGAACGATACCGGTTCTGCACTGGTATACAGTTCGTTTATCCTTGTAATGTATAGAGAAGGTTTACATGGTTCACTTCTATTATTATGTTTTATAGCTATAGCTATTTTTATATTCACCCTGATCTATCCCCCCATCGTCGTATTATCTCTGATTATTGCAGGGACGTTGATAGCCTTCCTGTATTACCGTCAGAATAAACAGGAATTTTATCGGATCATTATTTTCCTGGTAAGCTGCTTCCTATTTTTATTATTTTTGAAGTGGTTATTTGAATTCAATATCGGAAATGAAAGATTATTATTGTACGCTTATTTATCGACCGGTTTGATCGGTATTTATTTTATATATAAGCGTAAGATGAAGCATATACTGCTCGTTTTACTGGCTTCCTGGGTTTGTATCGGAGCGACGGTAGGTGTCGACTATGCTTTCGAAAAATTACAGCCCCACCAGAAAGACCGGATCAATAATTTATTGGGGATAGAAACCGATTTGACCGGAGCCGGTTATAACGTCAATCAATCTAAAATTGCAATAGGTTCAGGAGGCTTATTAGGAAAAGGATTTCTACAGGGTACCCAGACCAAATTCAATTTTGTTCCCGAACAAAGTACCGATTTTATATTCTGTACAGTCGGCGAAGAATGGGGTTTTGTCGGTTCGGCCATACTGATCGGACTACTTATGGCCTTTATTTTAAGAATTATTTACCTGGCGGAACGTCAGCGTTCGGATTTTTCCCGCATCTATGGATACGGGGTAGCCAGCATTTTATTCTTTCATGTGGCGATCAATATAGGAATGACGATCGGAATGGCTCCCGTCATCGGCATCCCCCTGCCTTTTTTCAGCTACGGAGGTTCTTCCCTTTGGGCATTTACTATTTTGATCTTTATCTTTTTACGTCTGGATGCCAACCGCCTTCAGGTATTCAGTTAAGCGGCGAACATCTGCCGGGTAAAATCTTCGGGCACAAACGTTTTAAATATATCTTAAAGCGCGTTTTTATTCGTTTTTTTTAATATTTTCGTGCGGCTATAAACATTAAAAAGTACGAAAGATGAAAACACTCATTCTGAACATAAAACAGCTGGTACAAACGGAACTATCTCCCCGCAAATGGGTTGCAGGTAAAGATATGGCCCGGTTAGGTATCCTGGAAAATGCTTATTTACTTGTTGAAGAAGATAAAATTGCCGGATTCGGAAAAATGGAGGATTTAGACCGGGAGGCTGTCTATGCCGGCGGGGATATCGTCAAGGAAATCGATGCAACCGGCCGTTTGGTCATGCCCTCTTATTGTGACTCTCATACTCATCTGGTTTATGCCGGAAGCCGTGAAATCGAGTATATCGATAAAATCCGTGGTCTTTCTTACGAAGAAATAGCCAAACGCGGAGGCGGTATTCTCAATTCATGCGAAAGGATACGTAAAGCTTCTGAAGAAGAGCTTTTCGATGCAGCCTATGACCGGATTCAGGAAATCGCCGGTTTCGGTACAGGTGCAGTCGAAATAAAAAGTGGTTATGGGCTGGATACCGAAAGCGAATTAAAAATGTTGAGGGTGATCCGCCGTTTGAAAGCCGAAACTCCCCTATTGATTAAATCGACTTTTTTAGGGGCACATGCCGTACCTTTGGAATATAAGGGCAGACAAACAGAATATGTAGATCTTATTATCAACGAAATGATCCCAATGGTCGCTGCCGAAGAATTGGCCGATTACATCGACGTATTTTGTGACAAAGGTTTCTTCACTGTCGAAGATACCGACCGGATGCTGAATGCCGGAATGAAATACGGATTACGTGCGAAGATACATGCCAATGAACTCGACTACTCGGGTGGTGTGCAAGTCGGTGTGAAATACAATGCAATTTCTGTCGACCACCTGGAATGTATGGGAGAAGAAGAAATCGCCTGTTTATTGGAAAGCGAAACTATGCCGACCGTATTGCCCGGAGCCGCTTTTTTCCTGAATATGCCTTATTCTCCCGTCCGTAAGATGATTCAGGCCGGTTTACCGGTAGCTTTGGCTTCCGATTATAATCCGGGTTCTTCTCCTTCCGGTAATATGAAATTCATTATGTCCTTAGGATGTATCAATTACAAAATGTTACCTGAAGAAGTGATCAATGCGACGACTTTAAATTCGGCCTATGCGATGGGAGTTGAAGAAGAAGCAGGGAGTATCGCTGTCGGTAAACTTGCCAACTTTTATATAACGACTCCTATTTCGGGCATCGAATACTTACCCTATGCCTATACGGCTGATTTAATAGAAGCGATTTTCTTAAAAGGAGAACAATATTAATTGAAATCGACTGAAACATACTTAAAATTAAAGTTTATATACCATGAAAAAATTAATTGAATGCGTGCCTAATTTTAGCGAAGGAAACGACATGCATATCATCGATCAGATCACCGATGCCATGAAAACCGTTGAAGGAATCAGTGTTATCGATGTCGATCCCGGTAAGGCGACCAATCGTACTGTGGTGACTATGGTTGGAGAACCCGAACCGATTTGTGAAGCAGCTTTCCGGGCAGTCAAGAAAGCCGCCGAATTAATCGATATGACCAAACACAAGGGAGCTCATCCCCGCTTCGGAGCAACCGATGTATGTCCATTGGTGCCGGTTTCCAATATCACGATGGAAGAAACCGTGGAATACGCCCGGAAATTAGCCGAGCGTATCGGCAAAGAGCTGAATATCCCGGTATATTGTTACGAAAGTGCTGCTTTTGTTCCGGAACGGAGAAATTTAGCTACTTGCCGGGCCGGAGAATATGAAGCTTTGGGAGAACGTCTTTCCAGTGAACAGTGGCATCCGGATTTCGGTCCCCGTGAACTGAATAGCTGGACTGCCAAGACCGGAGCTACAGCAGTCGGTGCCCGTAATTTTCTGGTCGCTTATAATGTTAACCTGAATACCACCTCTACTCGCCGGGCCAACTCGATCGCTTTCGATGTACGCGAACGCGGAAGGGTGAAACGGGAAGGCAACCCGATCACCGGTAAAAAAGTATTGGATGAAAAAGGAAAGCCGGTGATGATTCCGGGGAGCCTGAAATCTGTAAAAGCGATCGGCTGGTTTATAGAAGAATATGGAATAGCTCAGATCTCTATGAACCTGACGGATATTTCCGTGACTTCCATGCATGAAGCCTTCGACGAAGTTTGCCGTAAGGCTGCCGACCGGGGCATTCGGGTTACCGGTTCCGAACTTGTCGGTGTACTTCCGTTAAAAGCGATGTTGGACGCCGGTCGGTATTTCCTGCGTAAACAACAACGTTCTACGGGGGTATCCGACAAAGAGCTGATCAAAATAGCCGTCAAATCATTGGGATTGGACGAATTATATCCTTTCGATCCGAAAAAGAAGATCATCGAATATATTCTCGAGGAAGAAGCTTCGAAAGGTAAGAAAAAACTGGTAGACATGACTTTAACCGATTTTGCCGACGAAACGGCTTCTGAATCTCCGGCTCCCGGTGGGGGGTCGATCTCTGCCTATATGGGGGCCTTGGGTGCCGCTCTCGGTTCGATGGTCGCCAACCTCTCCTCACACAAACGGGGATGGGACGACCGTTGGGAAGAATTTAGCGATTGGGCTGAAAAAGGAAAAGTATATCAGACTGAATTGATCAAACTGGTGGACGAAGACACCAATGCTTTCAATAAGATCATGGATGCTTTCAGTTTGCCTAAAAAATCCGAAGAAGAAAAAGCTGCCCGGCAGAAAGCTGTTCAGGATGCTACCCGCTATGCTACCGAAGTACCGTTCAAAACGATGAAACAATGTTACGAATGTATGTCTGTAGCCAAAGCTATGGCTGAAATAGGTAACCCGAATTCCGTAACGGATGCCGGCGTAGGTGCATTGGCAGCACGCGCCGGAGTCATGGGAGCATTTCTGAATGTAAAAATCAATGCAGCCGGATTGGAAGATAAGGAATTTGCAGCTCAAATCATACGCGAAGGTGAAGCTATCGTGGAAAAAGCCAATGAACTGGAAGCTGAAATTTTGAAGATTGTAAATTCAAAAATCTAAGTTCCCGATCTATTGCTATGTTATATAAAATCGTTTAGCCGGGCCACCGGTTAAACGATTTGCTTTTTTTATCACAGACTTTCTTACTTTCGATCGATTTTTCCGGATAGCAGGATAAAATATCGGGGGTTTTGCTTTATCTTTGCGTACGTATGACAAAGCAGAATTTAATAGTTAGAGAGATTTCAGGGATAACAAGGGTTTCAGAAATTAACCGTTGTGACTGTTGTCATTGGAAAAGGTACTTCTTTGGGGGGATACTGGTCGTTATCCTTACTGTTTTCCAGCAAGGAGCCGATCAGGAACCGATCTCTTTTGCCGGCCAGTATCCCGGAATCGAGACTGAATTTATTGCAGATTATACCCTGTATGGGGAGGACGACGAAAATTGTATCTGTCCATCCAGTTCGCGCAACCGGAAAAATCTATTACACTCTGTTGCTGAAAAATATCATTTTTCAACTTGCTTTTCTCCTGCGGGAGAAAGGAAAATAGTTTTTACACGTTTCTGCCCTATTCCCATATTGCGTTCTTTTTTATGCGTTTATAGAATTTGAAGTCAGCCAATGCAATCAAAAAGATTATTTACGAATGGAAGAATTAAAATATACTACACACAGCTAAAATGGAAACAAAACATTATTCCGGCTTGAACGATTCAGAAGTGCAGCAAAGCCGCAAACAATTTGGAGAAAATATCATCACTCCACCTCCGCATACTCCTTTGTGGAAACTTTTCCTTGAGAAATTTAAAGATCCGATTATCCGTATATTGTTGGTAGCAGCCGTCTTGTCGCTGATTATTTCTATCATGCACAATGAATATGCAGAGACGATCGGTATTTTCTTCGCTATATTTCTGGCTACCGGAGTCGGTTTCTGGTTCGAAATGGATGCCAATAAAAAATTCGAATTATTGAACCAGGTCAATGATGATATACACATAAAGGTTCTTCGCAATGGAAACATACACGAAATACCTAAACGTGAAATTGTAGTCGGCGATATTGTCGTACTCGAGACCGGAGAAGAAATTCCCGCTGACGGAGAATTGATCGAAGCTATTTCTTTGCAAGTGAACGAATCTACCCTAACGGGCGAACCGGTCATCGATAAGACTACCGATCCTGCCGATTTCGATCCGGAGGCTACCTACCCTTCCAACAAAATCATGAGGGGTACCACTATAGTCAACGGGCATTGTGTCTACAAAGTAGAAAAAGTAGGTGACGCTACAGAATTCGGAAAAGTGGCCCAAAAATCTACAGAGATCAATCACGATAAAACTCCGCTCAGCAAACAACTGGAAGGCCTGGCCAAGTTTATCAGTATTATCGGTTTTACAGTTGCCGGGGTTACTTTTGTCGGATTACTTACAAAAGATATTATAGCCGGAATTTTCACTGCCGATACGATCTTCACTTTAGAAACGGCAGGAAGGATTTTGAAATATTTCATGGTTGCAGTCACTCTTATCGTTGTATCCGTCCCGGAAGGCTTACCGATGAGTGTTACACTAAGTCTTGCATTAAGCATGCGTAAAATGCTAAAGACGAACAATTTGGTACGTAAGATGCATGCCTGCGAAACGATGGGAGCCACAACCGTTATCTGTACAGATAAGACAGGAACCCTGACTCAAAATCAAATGCAGGTTTATCAAACCCGGTTTTACGGTTTGCCGGACCAAGAACTGCAACAGGATAATCGCCTTCAGGTATTGATCAAGGAAGGGATTTCCATCAATTCAACGGCCTATCTGGAATACGGTAACGATCAGATCAAGACCTTGGGAAATCCGACCGAAGCCGCTTTATTACTTTGGCTGCATCAGCAGAAGATCAATTATATGGATTACCGGGATAATACTGAAATTTTGGAACAATTGACCTTTTCTACCGAACGGAAATACATGGCAACCCTGGTCCGCTCCGTGCTGGAGGGAAAGCTTATTCTCTATCTGAAGGGAGCTCCCGAAATTGTATTCGCCAAATGTAAACAGGTAGAAACCCCCGCAGGTTTAGTTCCTGCACAAGAATATCATGCTACTGTAGAAAAAGAATTGCTGGACTTTCAGAATCAGGCGATGCGTACATTGGGATTTGCCTATAAGCTAGTAGATTCTGCTTCAGAAGGCGAGATCGAAGCTATCGCTCAGGAAGATTTTATCTTTTTAGGAATTGCGGCGATTTCCGATCCGGTACGTCCGGATGTCCCCGCTGCAGTAGCCAAATGTTTGAATGCGGGAATCGATGTAAAGATTGTCACCGGAGATACTCCGGCAACCGCCCGGGAAATCGGACGGCAGATCGGTATTTGGAAATCCGAAGATTCGGAGGAACAGATTATCACCGGAGTCGACTTTGAAAAATTGCCGGACGAAGAAGCGGCGAAACGGGTTTTGAAACTCAAAATAATGTGTCGTGCCCGCCCTACCGACAAACAACGTCTGGTCGAACTGCTGAAACAATCGGGAGCAGTCGTAGCTGTAACCGGGGACGGTACAAACGATGCACCGGCATTGAATCATGCCGATGTGGGACTTTCCATGGGCTCCGGAACCTCGGTGGCTAAGGAAGCCAGTGATATTACTTTATTGGATGATTCGTTCAACAGTATTGCTACAGCCGTAATGTGGGGACGTTCGCTTTATCACAATATCCAACGTTTTATACTGTTTCAGCTGACGATCAACTTATCGGCTTTGCTGATTGTACTGATCGGTTCGATGTTCGGCCGGGAATTACCCTTGACTGTAACTCAAATGTTATGGGTGAACATGATCATTGATACATTCGCAGCAGCTGCCCTGGCTTCTCTCCCTCCCAACCCCAAAGTAATGAATGAAATGCCCCGCAAATCGACAGATTTTATCATCAGTCCCAAGATGCGGAATTACATCCTGGGGATAGGACTTTCGTTTACGGTATTGCTGCTCGGCCTGATGTATTGGTTTACCATAAACGACGGAGTCATGTCCCGACACGATCTGTCTGTATTTTTCACAACTTTTGTGATGCTACAGTTCTGGAATATGTTCAATGCGAAAGCTTTTCTTTCTCATGGCTCTGCATTCAAGAATTTAAAGGACAGTACCGGTTTCCTGATCGTTATGTTTATCATTCCCATCGGGCAGTATTTGATTGTACAATTCGGAGGAGAGGTATTCCGTACCGTTCCTTTAAGTTGGAAAGACTGGGGGATCATTGTCGGTTTGACTTCGCTGGTACTGTGGATCGGTGAAATCCTCAGATTGATGAAGAAACAATGAGTCATAAGTCCATTTTCTGGCAAAGCCAGAAAAAGATAAGGCTAACCTTCGGTTAACCGACGAGTGCCTTGCTGATTGGCGGAACCAGGTTCAGGATTGAAAGTCAGAACCGAAAATCCGCCAATCCGCCAGGACCTCAGTTCAAATGATTTATAAACTAAATCTTATCGTCCCGATCAAGTCTTCACTCCTTCGATAAGTCACTTTTCTCTTCCTGGGAATTCTCGCGGGATTTCGATAAGGTCTCTAAGAATTTGATCCTTTCCTTACAAAATTTTTTGATTACTTTCTCTGTTTTGCAGGTAAAAGTCAGACAGCGGGTCAACAGATCGGAGTTGACGGTATACGGATAGCTGAAGCGGGTTTTATAACTAAAAGATTGCAAGCGTCCGAATAAAGTCCATTCGGTCAATTGTCCGTCTCCATACCACAAGGCAGCAATTTCTTTCGTACAGTATCTGATTTTCAGGTAAGTCGTCACCAGATCTTCTCTCCCTTCGGCCAGAAAGCCATAATGTACCATATTTCCGGCCCGAAGAAATTGGACGACAGCCTGATACAAATAATAAGCGGCTAAACGGGGAATACCACCGTCGATATGTCGCTGTGCATCTTGCAGAAAAGCTCTTCCTAAGGCCAGACACTGATCGGAAAGGCCGACAATTTGCTGATAAGAACGGGTCGGTTTATAAGCGACAGACTCTTTTAAAATACAATTTTCACTCTCATACAACAAGATCCCCTCTTTTCTAATTGCATAGAAAAAATAACTTAAAGAAGTGCGATGATGAATAAATTCAGCTGTAAAAATATGAAGGGACAGATTCTTCTCCTTCCGGTTATCAAGCGGATAATGAGTCTTTAAATATCCGACCAACTCCCTAACCGTCAGCGTCGGTTTTTCCTCCATGATAACAAGCATTTCATACCCTTTCAAAGCGTTATGAAAGTCCATACCTGCATAATAACCGAACAAAATAACCATCTGAGGATGAATATACTCACAAATAAGATCTGTTAGCTTGTGGAGTTCTTCCATGTTCTGACAAGCTGGTACCATTGGAATTGTCTTCATAACCGTTAAGTTTTTAATTAGAGAAATTTTACAATTACCCCGTCAAATCTCTATATCATCCAAATCCGGAATATATACACATAAAAAATCGGCCCTTGAACTGATGGGGTGCCAATAATATTTTACAAAAAATTACCAGGTTTTTCACCTGCCCCATCAGCCAAGAACCGAATATTTAAAGCAGCAGGCAACCGAATGCCTGCTACGTTAATCAACAGTCCTAAGCTGCTTTGTAAAATATATTGGCATTACAAAGATAGGACAATTTTTCATTATATCCATATAAAATTGGAATAATTTTCATATTTATTTCACCAAGCTATCGTTTAACAGGTTAAAGATAAGTCTTTTTTATTTAAATCGCCATTATTTTTATTTATAATTTTGTATTTTCGGATAGTTTGTCCAATTTAAAACACATGTTTCTTATCTTATATCTTTATTTCTTATCTTTGTCAAATCAGTAATAGAAATATGAAAACCAGAAAAATCAGAACTGCTTTATATAATGTCCTTCCCGGAGAAAAAGCACATGCTCTCATGGCTCCTCGCCCGAAGTATATCGAAGGAATCGAAGGCGTACATCCCTGTCCTCCTGTCAATAGTGCCATCCTTGCCTTAATCGTTCCTTTTGAAAACGAATTGGCCCTTCCTCTCATCAAACGGGTAAACCGGGGAAAATATCATGGCGGACAAATTGCTTTTCCCGGTGGAAAGATGGAAAAAGAAGATGCCGATGCTTTACAGACAGCTTTACGGGAATGTCACGAAGAAATAGGAGTACCCGAAGAAAAAGTGTCTATCCTGGGAGTATTGAGCGATATCTATATTCCTTTGAGCAATTTCAATATTACTCCGATTGTCGGGACAACATTACAATTACCTGATTTTATCTTATCCCAGGATGAAGTGGAAAAAGTCATTTTAGTAAAATTAAGGGATCTTTTCGATGACCGGAATAAAACCACACACTCTTTTGTACGACACGATCATAAAATTATTGCACCGGGATATAAGATCGGAGAGAATTTTATTTGGGGAGCCACTGCAATGATTATTGCAGAATTAGAGCAATTAATGAAAACCAATACTTTCAATCATTTAGGAAAGCTGTAAGGCTATTTTAGCATTGCAATTGGGGCTGTAGCCGAATTGCAATGCCAGATTTATTTTTTCCGGCATACCAGATAAAGGGGATGATAGCTCAGCGGACAATACCCGTCTGTCAGGAAACGGATTTTGTAGTCTTCACAAAACTCGTGAAGACGTCCTTTGGTCCAGGCTGTCGGTAGACTGGTTGCATTCACTCCGGTTTTCTTTACATGCCGAAGAATATCCAGGGGATCGGAAAATTTTAGCGTATGTATCTGCTCTTCGGTATACAATATATCGTATTCTGAAGACAACCAGGCACTTAATTCCCCTATAGAACGATATTCCAGTCCTTGTCCGGTTACAGCTTTCAATTCTTTAAAATTATTCTTCCCGAAAGTACTGAAAATCAACCATCCGTTTGTATTAAGATGAGCTGCTAATTTAGCAAAAGTAGCCCGGGGATGAGCCAGCCATTGAAAAGTCGAAGCAGAAACGATCAAATCGAATTTCCCGGTCAAAGGTATTTGTTCGATATCCCCGTTCAGCCCGTGTGAGACAGGCAACTGGCATCTGTCTATCGTTTTCCGGCACATCTGCTCGACCAAATCATTCACCCAAAATTGCTGATCCTCCCAAAGCCGGTTGATTTTTTCGGATAAGAGTCCGGTGCCACACCCGATTTCCAAGGTCCGGGAAGAATAAGGTACATATTCCTGTAATAATTCTACCAGGCGCTGTACAATCCATTTCTGAACGGTTGCATTATCTTCATAGCTATCGACGCTCCGTCGGAAACGGCATTCTATTTCAGTCTTATCGATCATACTTTGCTATTTTTCTAAAATTTCTCTCCAACTCCGAAACCGATAAAACGGATAATGTCCGCCGGGTAAAGAAACGGCAGGAATCCCTTCTTTCTTACACCAGTTCAATTGATTCTGTGCAGGAAATACCGAGTCTTTTTCCGAAATGTAACTTTTATCCCAATTCAGTTTTCCTTTTACACCAGAGCATAACTCCCGTATACGACACAACTCTTCGCATACTTCTTCGATTCCACGATTCGGTTTTTGTCCGCTGAATTTCCGGCATTCGTCAGCCCCATCGAGCATCCTCAGAAAGAACTTTTCCCGTCCTCTCTCATTCATTCCTTTTTCTGTAAGCTCATAAATTTTGACCGGAATTCCATATTCATCGTCGACCGGACGTGTAGTTCCATTCAATGCGACACATCGCTCCGGTTTCATTTCAAGCCTGGAGATTACCCGATCTGCGGCCCACACTCCCATCGACCAGGCGACCACATAAATGCAGCGGTAAT
Coding sequences within it:
- the rodA gene encoding rod shape-determining protein RodA produces the protein MNRQSELLKNIDWLSIFLYTLLVFMGWLNIYAAVYDESHSNILDIDLKYGKQLLWIGAAFVLGIFILLTDSKFFTAFSFVIYGLTVGLLAAVLVFGVESHGARSWFEIGGIRIQPAEFGKFATCLAIANVMSRHGFKIMRFSSLALIGLLLAIPAGLIVLQNDTGSALVYSSFILVMYREGLHGSLLLLCFIAIAIFIFTLIYPPIVVLSLIIAGTLIAFLYYRQNKQEFYRIIIFLVSCFLFLLFLKWLFEFNIGNERLLLYAYLSTGLIGIYFIYKRKMKHILLVLLASWVCIGATVGVDYAFEKLQPHQKDRINNLLGIETDLTGAGYNVNQSKIAIGSGGLLGKGFLQGTQTKFNFVPEQSTDFIFCTVGEEWGFVGSAILIGLLMAFILRIIYLAERQRSDFSRIYGYGVASILFFHVAINIGMTIGMAPVIGIPLPFFSYGGSSLWAFTILIFIFLRLDANRLQVFS
- the hutI gene encoding imidazolonepropionase — translated: MKTLILNIKQLVQTELSPRKWVAGKDMARLGILENAYLLVEEDKIAGFGKMEDLDREAVYAGGDIVKEIDATGRLVMPSYCDSHTHLVYAGSREIEYIDKIRGLSYEEIAKRGGGILNSCERIRKASEEELFDAAYDRIQEIAGFGTGAVEIKSGYGLDTESELKMLRVIRRLKAETPLLIKSTFLGAHAVPLEYKGRQTEYVDLIINEMIPMVAAEELADYIDVFCDKGFFTVEDTDRMLNAGMKYGLRAKIHANELDYSGGVQVGVKYNAISVDHLECMGEEEIACLLESETMPTVLPGAAFFLNMPYSPVRKMIQAGLPVALASDYNPGSSPSGNMKFIMSLGCINYKMLPEEVINATTLNSAYAMGVEEEAGSIAVGKLANFYITTPISGIEYLPYAYTADLIEAIFLKGEQY
- the ftcD gene encoding glutamate formimidoyltransferase, which codes for MKKLIECVPNFSEGNDMHIIDQITDAMKTVEGISVIDVDPGKATNRTVVTMVGEPEPICEAAFRAVKKAAELIDMTKHKGAHPRFGATDVCPLVPVSNITMEETVEYARKLAERIGKELNIPVYCYESAAFVPERRNLATCRAGEYEALGERLSSEQWHPDFGPRELNSWTAKTGATAVGARNFLVAYNVNLNTTSTRRANSIAFDVRERGRVKREGNPITGKKVLDEKGKPVMIPGSLKSVKAIGWFIEEYGIAQISMNLTDISVTSMHEAFDEVCRKAADRGIRVTGSELVGVLPLKAMLDAGRYFLRKQQRSTGVSDKELIKIAVKSLGLDELYPFDPKKKIIEYILEEEASKGKKKLVDMTLTDFADETASESPAPGGGSISAYMGALGAALGSMVANLSSHKRGWDDRWEEFSDWAEKGKVYQTELIKLVDEDTNAFNKIMDAFSLPKKSEEEKAARQKAVQDATRYATEVPFKTMKQCYECMSVAKAMAEIGNPNSVTDAGVGALAARAGVMGAFLNVKINAAGLEDKEFAAQIIREGEAIVEKANELEAEILKIVNSKI
- a CDS encoding calcium-translocating P-type ATPase, PMCA-type; its protein translation is METKHYSGLNDSEVQQSRKQFGENIITPPPHTPLWKLFLEKFKDPIIRILLVAAVLSLIISIMHNEYAETIGIFFAIFLATGVGFWFEMDANKKFELLNQVNDDIHIKVLRNGNIHEIPKREIVVGDIVVLETGEEIPADGELIEAISLQVNESTLTGEPVIDKTTDPADFDPEATYPSNKIMRGTTIVNGHCVYKVEKVGDATEFGKVAQKSTEINHDKTPLSKQLEGLAKFISIIGFTVAGVTFVGLLTKDIIAGIFTADTIFTLETAGRILKYFMVAVTLIVVSVPEGLPMSVTLSLALSMRKMLKTNNLVRKMHACETMGATTVICTDKTGTLTQNQMQVYQTRFYGLPDQELQQDNRLQVLIKEGISINSTAYLEYGNDQIKTLGNPTEAALLLWLHQQKINYMDYRDNTEILEQLTFSTERKYMATLVRSVLEGKLILYLKGAPEIVFAKCKQVETPAGLVPAQEYHATVEKELLDFQNQAMRTLGFAYKLVDSASEGEIEAIAQEDFIFLGIAAISDPVRPDVPAAVAKCLNAGIDVKIVTGDTPATAREIGRQIGIWKSEDSEEQIITGVDFEKLPDEEAAKRVLKLKIMCRARPTDKQRLVELLKQSGAVVAVTGDGTNDAPALNHADVGLSMGSGTSVAKEASDITLLDDSFNSIATAVMWGRSLYHNIQRFILFQLTINLSALLIVLIGSMFGRELPLTVTQMLWVNMIIDTFAAAALASLPPNPKVMNEMPRKSTDFIISPKMRNYILGIGLSFTVLLLGLMYWFTINDGVMSRHDLSVFFTTFVMLQFWNMFNAKAFLSHGSAFKNLKDSTGFLIVMFIIPIGQYLIVQFGGEVFRTVPLSWKDWGIIVGLTSLVLWIGEILRLMKKQ
- a CDS encoding NUDIX hydrolase, yielding MKTRKIRTALYNVLPGEKAHALMAPRPKYIEGIEGVHPCPPVNSAILALIVPFENELALPLIKRVNRGKYHGGQIAFPGGKMEKEDADALQTALRECHEEIGVPEEKVSILGVLSDIYIPLSNFNITPIVGTTLQLPDFILSQDEVEKVILVKLRDLFDDRNKTTHSFVRHDHKIIAPGYKIGENFIWGATAMIIAELEQLMKTNTFNHLGKL
- the bioC gene encoding malonyl-ACP O-methyltransferase BioC; translated protein: MIDKTEIECRFRRSVDSYEDNATVQKWIVQRLVELLQEYVPYSSRTLEIGCGTGLLSEKINRLWEDQQFWVNDLVEQMCRKTIDRCQLPVSHGLNGDIEQIPLTGKFDLIVSASTFQWLAHPRATFAKLAAHLNTNGWLIFSTFGKNNFKELKAVTGQGLEYRSIGELSAWLSSEYDILYTEEQIHTLKFSDPLDILRHVKKTGVNATSLPTAWTKGRLHEFCEDYKIRFLTDGYCPLSYHPLYLVCRKK
- a CDS encoding DUF452 family protein, whose product is MRIEWLNKKGSDRVIVFFHGWGMDAAGVSHLQIEDDVLMCYDYRSLDFAFPDLGYYRCIYVVAWSMGVWAADRVISRLEMKPERCVALNGTTRPVDDEYGIPVKIYELTEKGMNERGREKFFLRMLDGADECRKFSGQKPNRGIEEVCEELCRIRELCSGVKGKLNWDKSYISEKDSVFPAQNQLNWCKKEGIPAVSLPGGHYPFYRFRSWREILEK